The following proteins are encoded in a genomic region of Pseudoxanthomonas suwonensis 11-1:
- the def gene encoding peptide deformylase, with product MAIRPILPITDPLLRQKSAEIETIDDSVRDLVSDMLETMQDADGAGLAAVQIGELRRILVADIPLDEPHASHKVFINPEIIWQSDEIQELEGEGCLSMPEIYFTVPRALEVKVRFTDLDAVTHEVHAEGFSAVCFQHEIDHLNGIRQIDHVSSLKRDKFLAKFRKYLRIDEYGQRLRRSA from the coding sequence ATGGCAATCAGACCAATCCTTCCAATCACAGACCCTCTTCTGCGGCAGAAATCCGCCGAGATCGAGACCATTGATGACTCCGTACGCGATCTTGTCTCCGACATGCTTGAGACAATGCAAGACGCTGATGGGGCCGGTCTTGCCGCCGTACAAATTGGAGAGTTGAGACGAATTCTTGTGGCTGACATTCCACTAGACGAGCCTCACGCGTCGCACAAGGTCTTCATCAATCCCGAGATAATTTGGCAGTCAGACGAGATCCAAGAGCTGGAAGGAGAAGGCTGTCTTTCCATGCCTGAAATCTATTTCACGGTTCCGAGAGCACTAGAAGTGAAAGTAAGATTCACGGATCTAGACGCTGTTACCCACGAAGTCCATGCGGAAGGATTCTCTGCCGTTTGCTTTCAGCATGAGATTGACCATCTGAATGGCATACGACAAATCGACCATGTCTCAAGCTTAAAACGAGACAAGTTTTTAGCAAAGTTCAGGAAGTATCTGCGGATCGATGAGTACGGACAAAGACTGCGGAGAAGCGCCTAA